In a single window of the Bufo bufo chromosome 5, aBufBuf1.1, whole genome shotgun sequence genome:
- the LOC121002571 gene encoding DNA damage-regulated autophagy modulator protein 1-like, which produces MTQSCCRLCPNNTQYFAFFLSDTGRIFPESVVFTVVFLISALFGAGNASIMYRFMIIRSEQSERRHIICQRILYVVAWMGCIGTIVTAIVSMRISPTVHRIGAGPAFFFCAVYNLGQAVCLYKKSFSSRRLCHIRLASTLVPIVGLLTFSVCMTIGYFQLLPCTGRCEESPW; this is translated from the exons ATGACGCAATCCTGCTGCCGTTTGTGTCCTAATAACACCCAATATTTTGCTTTCTTTCTCAGTGACACGGGACGAATATTCCCCGAATCGGTGGTCTTTACAGTGGTCTTCTTAATATCTGCCCTTTTTG GAGCTGGCAACGCTTCCATCATGTACCGGTTCATGATCATCCGGTCTGAACAATCAGAGAGGCGACATATCATCTGCCAGAGAATCCTCTATGTCGTTGCATGGATGGGCTGCATTGGGACCATTGTGACCGCCATAGTTTCG ATGAGGATCAGTCCTACAGTCCACAGGATCGGCGCAGGACCGGCATTTTTCTTTTGTGCCGTTTACAACCTAGGTCAAGCTGTATGCCTGTACAAGAAATCCTTCAGCAGTCGCCGCCTATGCCACATTAGATTGGCATCAACCTTGGTGCCCATTGTGGGCCTGCTGACCT TTTCTGTGTGTATGACCATCGGCTACTTTCAGCTTCTTCCATGTACTGGCCGATGTGAAGAG AGTCCCTGGTGA